A portion of the Manihot esculenta cultivar AM560-2 chromosome 2, M.esculenta_v8, whole genome shotgun sequence genome contains these proteins:
- the LOC110608648 gene encoding pentatricopeptide repeat-containing protein At2g13600: MKRLRLANTHFSRIKTLIFQNSYPQALKSSLTLSSSSHLLTDQIYALFIKSGNILDSYLSTALISHFSKLNDLSRAFTFLLDTYNPDIITYNTLISGFARCSQPGPVFELFNDLRHLGLVPDEFTFSSLIKGCCSLGENWVAHGVCLRLGFESRAFIVSGLIENYTKNGDVGSAERCFKECFCVDNVVYTAMVCGYVWNGEFEKGKEVFVEMRGLGFELNEFSITGVIGAVFDIKEGEQIHGFAIKMGLLYGCSLHLNNAVMSMYSRCGSKADAIKMFDEIPEPDVVSWTERIGAACDGEKSLEYFRVLHSMGSDINEYTLINVISAIGRVKFLKAAKQIQALCHKTGYLQVVSVGNALVSMFGKSGHLHDARLIFYNMSHRDSVSWNSMISACSENGFVNEALEVFSHMCDIALQPTIYTLISILEAVSNLKCTKRAMQIHSHAIKCGFMVDDSLASSLIITYGRCNNMDESKKVFSEINEVNLVHIKAMMTILVNSGRYADALNFFLTLWRSCLEVDGKTFGIVFKACGAMTDIEQGRTIHSLSLKYGFDQDSFVESALIDLYCKCGNIGDAEKIFKSMSTDNLAGWNAMVMGYAQHGCCRKAFKIFYEMSEFGVEPDEITYLGVLTSCCHAGLVKEARYYFKSMFELHRIVPSLEHYACMVDLLGRVGLLEDAKEIIDHMPIQPDVHLWQILLSACNMHRHVELGRVAASKLLELQPENGSTYILLSNLYASVGMWDAVGKLRKEMKEKVLHKEPGSSWIQVGGTIHNFLVDDISHPQKKEVYMELMRLYEQMLTLPELEQDSLFQ; encoded by the coding sequence ATGAAGAGACTAAGACTTGCCAACACTCATTTCTCTCGAATCAAAACTCTCATCTTCCAAAACTCTTATCCGCAAGCTCTCAAATCCTCACTCACTCTCTCTTCTTCCTCTCATCTCCTTACTGATCAAATCTACGCGCTCTTCATCAAATCTGGCAACATTCTGGACTCATACCTTTCTACCGCTCTCATTTCTCATTTCTCTAAACTTAATGACCTCTCTCGAGCTTTCACTTTCCTTTTAGACACCTATAACCCAGATATCATCACCTATAACACCCTCATTTCTGGGTTTGCCCGGTGTAGCCAGCCTGGGCCTGTTTTTGAGCTTTTTAATGATTTGAGGCATCTGGGTTTGGTTCCTGATGAGTTTACTTTTAGTTCGTTGATCAAAGGGTGTTGCAGTTTGGGAGAGAATTGGGTTGCACATGGGGTTTGTTTGAGGCTGGGATTTGAGTCTAGGGCGTTTATTGTTAGTGGGTTGATCGAGAATTATACGAAAAACGGGGATGTGGGGTCTGCTGAGAGGTGTTTTAAGGAGTGTTTTTGTGTGGATAATGTGGTTTACACGGCCATGGTTTGTGGTTATGTGTGGAACGGAGAGTTTGAAAAGGGAAAAGAGGTTTTTGTTGAAATGAGGGGTTTAGGATTTGAGTTGAATGAGTTTAGCATAACTGGGGTAATTGGTGCTGTATTTGATATTAAAGAAGGGGAACAGATTCATGGGTTTGCTATCAAAATGGGACTTTTGTATGGTTGTTCATTGCATTTGAATAATGCTGTTATGAGTATGTACTCCAGGTGTGGAAGTAAAGCCGATGCTATTAAGATGTTTGATGAAATTCCTGAGCCAGATGTTGTTTCTTGGACTGAGAGGATAGGAGCTGCTTGCGATGGTGAGAAATCTttggaatattttagagttttgCATTCTATGGGTTCAGATATTAATGAATACACTTTGATCAATGTCATTTCTGCCATTGGAAGAGTGAAGTTCTTGAAAGCAGCTAAGCAAATTCAAGCACTTTGTCATAAGACAGGATATTTGCAGGTGGTTTCTGTTGGCAATGCATTGGTGTCCATGTTCGGCAAGTCTGGGCATTTGCATGACGCTAGGCTTATTTTTTACAATATGAGTCATCGAGATTCTGTTTCTTGGAATTCTATGATATCTGCGTGTTCTGAGAATGGATTTGTTAACGAGGCTCTGGAGGTGTTCTCACATATGTGTGATATTGCACTACAACCCACCATCTACACTCTCATTAGCATTCTTGAAGCAGTTTCCAACTTGAAATGTACAAAGCGGGCAATGCAAATCCATTCACATGCAATTAAATGTGGATTCATGGTAGACGATTCCTTGGCATCTAGCTTGATAATAACATATGGGCGATGCAACAATATGGATGAATCGAAAAAGGTGTTCAGTGAGATTAATGAGGTAAACTTGGTACATATAAAAGCAATGATGACAATTTTGGTAAACAGTGGGCGTTATGCTGATGCTTTGAATTTCTTCTTGACCTTATGGAGATCATGCCTTGAAGTAGATGGCAAAACTTTTGGTATTGTCTTTAAAGCTTGTGGTGCTATGACAGATATAGAACAGGGGAGAACAATTCATTCCCTATCACTAAAATATGGATTTGATCAGGATAGCTTTGTTGAAAGTGCTCTTATTGACCTCTACTGTAAGTGTGGAAACATAGGAGATGCAGAGAAAATATTCAAGAGTATGTCTACAGACAATTTAGCTGGCTGGAATGCCATGGTAATGGGTTATGCTCAACACGGTTGTTGTCGAAAAGCTTTCAAGATTTTTTACGAGATGTCTGAATTTGGAGTTGAGCCTGATGAAATAACTTATCTCGGTGTTCTTACTTCATGCTGCCATGCAGGGCTAGTGAAGGAAGCTCGTTATTACTTCAAATCTATGTTTGAACTTCACAGAATTGTCCCATCTTTAGAACATTATGCATGCATGGTTGATCTGCTTGGTCGAGTAGGACTTTTGGAAGATGCAAAGGAGATCATAGATCATATGCCTATTCAACCTGATGTTCATTTATGGCAAATTCTTCTATCAGCCTGCAACATGCACAGACATGTTGAGCTGGGCAGAGTTGCAGCTAGTAAACTTCTCGAGCTGCAACCTGAAAATGGATCTACTTATATTCTTCTTTCAAACCTGTATGCTTCTGTGGGCATGTGGGATGCTGTTGGAAAATTGAGAAAAGAGATGAAGGAAAAAGTATTACACAAAGAACCTGGTTCTAGTTGGATTCAAGTGGGAGGAACAATCCATAACTTTTTGGTCGATGACATCTCACATCCTCAAAAAAAAGAAGTTTACATGGAGTTGATGAGGCTGTATGAGCAAATGTTAACTTTGCCAGAGTTGGAACAAGATAGTCTTTTCCAATGA
- the LOC110608653 gene encoding uncharacterized protein LOC110608653 isoform X2 codes for MKLTIQKDSDKIIWDHMRSPSGNSISGPGSQNRSLPKLLVWLILFVSLTYVVYTLKLVATSRACNHEPFSTHYHLSLISNHSQPLIHNHTSSDIHRRGNQETHQPTEIQHIVFGIGASAKLWEQRKNYIRIWFKPQEMRGIVWLDDAVKTRGRDGLPPVKISGDTSRFAYKNRQGHRSAIRISRIVSETLRLGLENVRWFVMGDDDTVFITENLVRVLRKYDHNQFYYIGSLSESHLQNIYFSYGMAYGGGGFAISYPLAKALDKMQDRCIQRYPGLYGSDDRMHACMAELGVPLTKETGFHQARRGLALV; via the exons ATGAAACTAACCATCCAGAAAGACTCGGACAAGATAATTTGGGATCATATGAGAAGCCCATCTGGGAACTCCATTTCCGGACCTGGTTCGCAGAATCGATCCCTGCCTAAGCTCTTGGTATGGCTGATCCTATTCGTTTCCCTCACCTATGTTGTTTACACTCTCAAGCTGGTTGCAACTTCACGAGCCTGCAATCACGAGCCTTTCTCTACCCATTATCATCTCTCTTTAATCTCTAATCATTCTCAGCCCTTGATTCACAACCACACGTCCTCAGACATTCACCGGAGAGGCAACCAAGAAACCCATCAACCGACGGAGATTCAACACATAGTTTTTGGCATCGGTGCCTCGGCTAAGCTATGGGAACAGAGGAAGAATTATATAAGGATTTGGTTTAAACCTCAGGAAATGCGAGGCATTGTGTGGTTAGATGATGCCGTCAAGACCCGTGGAAGGGACGGGTTACCTCCGGTTAAAATCTCCGGCGATACTTCCCGTTTCGCTTACAAGAATCGCCAGGGCCATCGGTCGGCGATACGGATCTCGAGGATTGTGTCCGAAACTCTGCGTCTGGGTCTCGAAAATGTGCGGTGGTTCGTGATGGGGGACGATGACACTGTTTTTATCACGGAGAATCTGGTTAGAGTGTTGAGGAAGTATGATCATAACCAGTTTTATTATATCGGAAGTTTATCGGAGTCCCATTTGCAAAACATATATTTCTCTTACGGGATGGCTTACGGCGGCGGTGGATTTGCCATAAGCTATCCTTTAGCTAAAGCGCTCGATAAAATGCAAGACAGGTGTATACAGAGGTATCCTGGGCTGTACGGATCCGATGATAGAATGCATGCTTGTATGGCTGAACTCGGTGTACCACTCACAAAGGAAACCGGGTTTCACCAG GCGAGACGTGGATTGGCATTGGTTTAG
- the LOC110608653 gene encoding uncharacterized protein LOC110608653 isoform X1, which yields MKLTIQKDSDKIIWDHMRSPSGNSISGPGSQNRSLPKLLVWLILFVSLTYVVYTLKLVATSRACNHEPFSTHYHLSLISNHSQPLIHNHTSSDIHRRGNQETHQPTEIQHIVFGIGASAKLWEQRKNYIRIWFKPQEMRGIVWLDDAVKTRGRDGLPPVKISGDTSRFAYKNRQGHRSAIRISRIVSETLRLGLENVRWFVMGDDDTVFITENLVRVLRKYDHNQFYYIGSLSESHLQNIYFSYGMAYGGGGFAISYPLAKALDKMQDRCIQRYPGLYGSDDRMHACMAELGVPLTKETGFHQYDVYGNLFGLLAAHPVTPLVSLHHLDVVEPIFPNVTRVQALQRLTAPMKLDSAGLMQQSICYDKSKSWTISVSWGFAVQVFRGVFSPREMEMPSRTFLNWYKRADYKAYAFNTRPVSRNPCQKPFVFYMSKARFDPSLNLTVSEYARHRVPHPACKWKMADPTNLDVIVVHKKPDPHLWERSPRRNCCRVMNSKKKGSITIDVGVCREGEVSEIR from the exons ATGAAACTAACCATCCAGAAAGACTCGGACAAGATAATTTGGGATCATATGAGAAGCCCATCTGGGAACTCCATTTCCGGACCTGGTTCGCAGAATCGATCCCTGCCTAAGCTCTTGGTATGGCTGATCCTATTCGTTTCCCTCACCTATGTTGTTTACACTCTCAAGCTGGTTGCAACTTCACGAGCCTGCAATCACGAGCCTTTCTCTACCCATTATCATCTCTCTTTAATCTCTAATCATTCTCAGCCCTTGATTCACAACCACACGTCCTCAGACATTCACCGGAGAGGCAACCAAGAAACCCATCAACCGACGGAGATTCAACACATAGTTTTTGGCATCGGTGCCTCGGCTAAGCTATGGGAACAGAGGAAGAATTATATAAGGATTTGGTTTAAACCTCAGGAAATGCGAGGCATTGTGTGGTTAGATGATGCCGTCAAGACCCGTGGAAGGGACGGGTTACCTCCGGTTAAAATCTCCGGCGATACTTCCCGTTTCGCTTACAAGAATCGCCAGGGCCATCGGTCGGCGATACGGATCTCGAGGATTGTGTCCGAAACTCTGCGTCTGGGTCTCGAAAATGTGCGGTGGTTCGTGATGGGGGACGATGACACTGTTTTTATCACGGAGAATCTGGTTAGAGTGTTGAGGAAGTATGATCATAACCAGTTTTATTATATCGGAAGTTTATCGGAGTCCCATTTGCAAAACATATATTTCTCTTACGGGATGGCTTACGGCGGCGGTGGATTTGCCATAAGCTATCCTTTAGCTAAAGCGCTCGATAAAATGCAAGACAGGTGTATACAGAGGTATCCTGGGCTGTACGGATCCGATGATAGAATGCATGCTTGTATGGCTGAACTCGGTGTACCACTCACAAAGGAAACCGGGTTTCACCAG TATGATGTGTATGGGAACCTGTTTGGATTACTTGCTGCGCACCCTGTTACACCCTTGGTCTCATTGCATCACCTTGATGTGGTTGAGCCCATTTTCCCTAATGTCACTCGAGTTCAAGCACTTCAGCGGCTAACGGCGCCTATGAAGCTGGACTCAGCAGGACTAATGCAACAATCCATCTGCTATGATAAATCTAAGAGCTGGACCATTTCTGTTTCATGGGGCTTTGCAGTTCAAGTTTTTCGCGGAGTCTTTTCACCTCGAGAAATGGAAATGCCATCAAGAACATTTTTGAATTGGTATAAAAGAGCAGATTACAAAGCGTATGCATTTAACACTCGACCAGTTAGCCGAAACCCTTGCCAAAAACCCTTTGTGTTTTACATGTCAAAGGCAAGATTTGATCCTTCACTGAATTTAACAGTGAGTGAGTATGCCCGGCATCGTGTCCCTCACCCTGCGTGCAAGTGGAAGATGGCTGATCCCACTAATCTTGATGTGATTGTGGTTCATAAGAAGCCTGACCCTCATCTGTGGGAGAGA TCTCCAAGAAGAAATTGTTGCAGAGTGATGAActcaaagaagaaaggaagcaTTACGATTGATGTTGGTGTGTGTAGGGAAGGTGAGGTCAGCGAAATACGCTGA
- the LOC110609147 gene encoding homeobox protein BEL1 homolog encodes MARKLCEDKSSNMASSSSAGFCYTDVSSSNPTIQTHLGNQIQGFESNPEIFNLTTGVEMIGFSRNLQQQQSDSNTTVMWKGFLSKPGNNNTGGGGGGPSSSKTIIESTSDFYQHEFNKQDFTTGISETSNGNLIVGPDSSAPWQEHRLLVDDSSLRCVFPCEGNERPSQGLSLSLSSTNPSSIGLQSFELRHASSHQNHDNPQEEMRFMNSSSRDGFFGKSAANIQQQQMMQEGFLTKAATLHHQGQFQLRNSRFLGPAQELLNEFCCLGTKQTDQLRPKTSKPKQWDDENGSTSGSSSRKQSLCSLEFMELQKRKTKLLSMLEEVERRYRYYCDQMKNVVSSFEAVAGAGAATVYSALASKAMSRHFRCLRDGIVAQIHATKKAMGEKDPAAPGTTRGETPRLRVLDQALRQQRAIQQMTMMESHPWRPQRGLPERSVSVLRAWLFEHFLHPYPSDVDKHILARQTGLSRSQVSNWFINARVRLWKPMVEEMYLEETKEQDNNVMASSDGVADLEDNNDRPHTNPSSTDQKPSLDQLIRIDSECLSSIISNPDKNNDTSKGTKTFQNQHLHLQQQNFGAFGAVELDFSSYNHHTASGVSFANNDHGANQNFNGGGVSLTLGLQQHGGGGVSLAFSPASQSSLFYPRDHIDDCPPVQYSLLDGEAQNLPYRNLMGAQLLHDLAG; translated from the exons ATGGCTCGAAAACTGTGTGAAGATAAATCAAGCAACATGGCATCATCATCATCAGCAGGCTTCTGTTACACAGATGTTTCATCAAGTAACCCAACAATCCAAACCCACCTTGGGAATCAGATCCAAGGCTTTGAATCCAATCCAGAGATCTTCAACCTGACCACAGGCGTGGAGATGATAGGGTTTTCGAGGAATCTGCAACAGCAACAAAGTGACAGTAATACAACTGTTATGTGGAAAGGTTTCCTGAGCAAGCCAGGAAATAACaacactggtggtggtggtggtggtccTTCTTCCTCCAAGACGATCATTGAATCCACTAGTGATTTTTATCAACATGAGTTCAACAAGCAGGACTTCACAACTGGGATTTCGGAGACAAGTAATGGGAATCTAATAGTTGGGCCTGACTCATCAGCTCCATGGCAGGAACATAGGTTACTTGTTGATGACTCTTCTCTAAGGTGTGTGTTCCCTTGTGAAGGAAATGAGAGGCCAAGTCAAGGTCTTTcgctctctctttcttcaaccaATCCTTCTAGTATTGGGTTACAGTCTTTTGAACTCAGGCACGCAAGTAGTCATCAAAATCATGATAATCCACAAGAAGAAATGAGGTTTATGAATTCAAGTTCCAGAGATGGCTTCTTTGGAAAATCTGCCGCTAATATCCAACAACAGCAGATGATGCAAGAAGGGTTCTTGACAAAAGCTGCAACTTTGCATCATCAAGGACAGTTCCAGCTTAGGAACTCAAGGTTCCTGGGTCCTGCACAGGAGCTTTTGAATGAGTTCTGCTGCCTTGGGACAAAGCAAACTGATCAACTAAGGCCAAAAACCAGTAAGCCTAAACAGTGGGACGATGAAAATGGAAGTACTAGTGGTAGTTCTTCAAGAAAGCAATCTCTATGCTCCCTTGAATTCATGgaattgcagaagaggaaaacAAAGCTACTTTCAATGCTGGAAGAG GTAGAGAGAAGATACAGGTACTATTGCGATCAAATGAAGAATGTGGTCTCATCCTTTGAAGCTGTAGCTGGTGCTGGGGCAGCTACGGTCTATTCAGCTTTAGCATCGAAGGCCATGTCAAGGCACTTCAGGTGTTTGAGAGATGGGATTGTGGCTCAAATTCATGCCACCAAGAAAGCTATGGGAGAAAAAGATCCGGCTGCACCAGGAACGACAAGAGGAGAAACTCCAAGGCTAAGGGTTCTTGATCAAGCTCTAAGGCAGCAAAGGGCTATTCAGCAAATGACCATGATGGAAAGCCACCCATGGAGGCCCCAAAGAGGCCTACCGGAAAGATCTGTGTCTGTTCTTCGAGCTTGGTTATTTGAGCATTTTCTCCACCC GTACCCAAGTGATGTTGATAAACATATCTTAGCTCGCCAAACTGGCCTCTCAAGAAGCCAG GTATCCAATTGGTTCATCAATGCACGAGTTAGGCTATGGAAACCCATGGTGGAAGAAATGTACTTAGAAGAAACAAAAGAGCAAGACAACAACGTCATGGCCTCCTCTGATGGGGTTGCTGATCTTGAAGATAATAATGACCGGCCTCATACAAATCCTTCCTCAACAGATCAAAAACCCTCACTAGACCAACTCATTCGAATTGATTCCGAATGCCTCTCCTCCATTATCTCTAACCCAGATAAAAATAATGACACTTCAAAAGGCACCAAGACTTTCCAAAACCAGCATTTGCATCTCCAACAGCAGAATTTTGGAGCCTTTGGTGCTGTGGAATTGGACTTTTCATCTTATAATCATCACACCGCTAGTGGGGTTTCATTTGCTAATAACGATCACGGTGCTAATCAGAACTTCAATGGTGGTGGAGTTTCATTGACATTAGGGTTGCAACAACACGGAGGGGGTGGTGTAAGCTTAGCATTCTCTCCTGCCTCTCAAAGCTCTCTATTTTACCCTAGAGACCACATTGATGATTGCCCACCAGTTCAATACTCACTTTTAGATGGTGAAGCACAGAATTTGCCCTACCGGAATTTGATGGGTGCTCAATTGCTGCATGACTTGGCTGGATGA
- the LOC110609463 gene encoding phosphoglycerate mutase-like protein AT74 isoform X2 produces MASLSLTCSPQLFSFNSIQCRKNPEETAKLSSNGQLPFPEKNPLILQPTKIPPPRPRRIILVRHGESEGNVDESTYTRIADPKIRLTEKGKVQAQECGKRIRQMIGKDGATDWKVYFYVSPYRRTLETLQNLAQSFERTRIAGMREEPRLREQDFGNFQDREKMRVEKALRKLYGRFFYRFPNGESAADVYDRITGFRETLKADIDIGRFQPPGERSPNINIVIVSHGLALRVFLMRWYKWTVKQYEALHNFENGGMIVMEKGYGGRYSLLMHHTEEELRGFGLTDDMLNDQEW; encoded by the exons ATGGCCTCACTTTCTCTAACCTGCTCCCCGCAACTGTTTAGTTTCAATTCCATCCAATGCCGTAAGAACCCAGAGGAAACAgctaaactttcttcaaatggGCAGCTCCCTTTTCCTGAAAAGAATCCCCTAATATTGCAACCAACTAAAATCCCACCTCCAAGGCCTCGCAGGATAATACTGGTTCGACATGGAGAAAgcgaaggaaatgttgatgaGAGTACATACACAAGAATTGCTGATCCAAAGATTCGACTCACAGAGAAAGGCAAGGTACAAGCTCAAGAATGTGGGAAAAGAATTCGACAGATGATTGGGAAAGATGGTGCAACTGATTGGAAGGTCTACTTCTATGTGTCACCATATAGAAGGACCCTCGAAACGTTACAGAATTTAGCTCAATCCTTTGAGCGCACAAGGATTGCTGGCATGAGAGAGGAGCCTCGTCTACGAGAGCAAGATTTTG GGAATTTTCAGGACAGAGAGAAGATGCGAGTTGAGAAAGCTCTTCGAAAGCTCTACGGGCGTTTCTTTTACCGGTTTCCCAACGGAGAGTCTGCAGCTGACGTATATGATAGAATCACAG GATTCAGAGAAACACTCAAAGCAGACATCGATATCGGACGTTTTCAGCCACCTGGCGAACGAAGCCCAAATATCAACATAGTGATAGTTTCTCATGGCCTCGCATTGCGTGTGTTCCTAATGAGGTGGTACAAATGGACTGTCAAACAATACGAGGCACTCCACAACTTTGAAAATGGAGGAATGATTGTCATGGAAAAAGGTTATGGTGGAAG GTACAGCTTATTAATGCATCACACAGAAGAAGAGCTAAGAGGGTTTGGATTGACAGATGATATGTTGAATGATCAAGAATGGTAA
- the LOC110609463 gene encoding phosphoglycerate mutase-like protein AT74H isoform X1, which produces MASLSLTCSPQLFSFNSIQCRKNPEETAKLSSNGQLPFPEKNPLILQPTKIPPPRPRRIILVRHGESEGNVDESTYTRIADPKIRLTEKGKVQAQECGKRIRQMIGKDGATDWKVYFYVSPYRRTLETLQNLAQSFERTRIAGMREEPRLREQDFGNFQDREKMRVEKALRKLYGRFFYRFPNGESAADVYDRITGFRETLKADIDIGRFQPPGERSPNINIVIVSHGLALRVFLMRWYKWTVKQYEALHNFENGGMIVMEKGYGGRYSLLMHHTEEELRGFGLTDDMLNDQEWQKIARPGELNYDCPTMSSFFTHFDDEGCKT; this is translated from the exons ATGGCCTCACTTTCTCTAACCTGCTCCCCGCAACTGTTTAGTTTCAATTCCATCCAATGCCGTAAGAACCCAGAGGAAACAgctaaactttcttcaaatggGCAGCTCCCTTTTCCTGAAAAGAATCCCCTAATATTGCAACCAACTAAAATCCCACCTCCAAGGCCTCGCAGGATAATACTGGTTCGACATGGAGAAAgcgaaggaaatgttgatgaGAGTACATACACAAGAATTGCTGATCCAAAGATTCGACTCACAGAGAAAGGCAAGGTACAAGCTCAAGAATGTGGGAAAAGAATTCGACAGATGATTGGGAAAGATGGTGCAACTGATTGGAAGGTCTACTTCTATGTGTCACCATATAGAAGGACCCTCGAAACGTTACAGAATTTAGCTCAATCCTTTGAGCGCACAAGGATTGCTGGCATGAGAGAGGAGCCTCGTCTACGAGAGCAAGATTTTG GGAATTTTCAGGACAGAGAGAAGATGCGAGTTGAGAAAGCTCTTCGAAAGCTCTACGGGCGTTTCTTTTACCGGTTTCCCAACGGAGAGTCTGCAGCTGACGTATATGATAGAATCACAG GATTCAGAGAAACACTCAAAGCAGACATCGATATCGGACGTTTTCAGCCACCTGGCGAACGAAGCCCAAATATCAACATAGTGATAGTTTCTCATGGCCTCGCATTGCGTGTGTTCCTAATGAGGTGGTACAAATGGACTGTCAAACAATACGAGGCACTCCACAACTTTGAAAATGGAGGAATGATTGTCATGGAAAAAGGTTATGGTGGAAG GTACAGCTTATTAATGCATCACACAGAAGAAGAGCTAAGAGGGTTTGGATTGACAGATGATATGTTGAATGATCAAGAATG GCAAAAAATTGCAAGACCAGGTGAACTAAACTATGATTGTCCTACTATGAGTTCTTTCTTCACCCACTTTGATGATGAGGGCTGCAAAACTTGA